In the Numida meleagris isolate 19003 breed g44 Domestic line chromosome 5, NumMel1.0, whole genome shotgun sequence genome, one interval contains:
- the XRCC5 gene encoding X-ray repair cross-complementing protein 5 yields the protein MSVTRTGTYHGLPDEKNERHSSSLLPCSPPDSPRRHPHTSAARRQDNFPPRLSPQLRPRFSLRLVALPGLQAPGGGLSAAHRGADKMARGGKSAIVLCLDVGFTMGNSAPGEESSLEQAKKVMTKFLQRQVFAESKDEVAVVLYGTDGTKNALASGDQYQNITVHRSLMLPDFDLLEDIQNMIHLGSQQADFLDAIIVCMDLLQKETLGKKFEKRHIELFTDLSSPVSEDQLDIIIANLKKTGISLQFFLPFPVDGADGHGDASAGIRSQLHQNSFPRKRLIAQQKEGVDVVKRLMHTLDEEGGLEEIYTFRESLERLAMFKKIERRPVAWPCQLTIGSNLSIRIVAYKSLIEEKVKKIWTVVDAKTLKKEDVQRETVYCLNDDDETEVQKDDTIQGFRYGSDIVPFSKEDEEQMKYKTEAKCFSVLGFSRSSQIQRHCYMGNQVLKVFAAKDDENAAVAFSALVQALDELNVVAIVRYAYDRRCNPQIGVAFPCIKDAYECLFYVQLPYMEDVRQYMFSSLKNKKCTPTADQLSAVDSLIDSMNLVYEDDDGETFEDLFKPSKIPNPHFQRLYQCLQHKAFHPNEPLPPIEQHLLEMLEVPSVVKERCKAPLEKVKALFPLKDAGKKKEEKTAQDIFKDDEDGPDAKRRKTEDEEDSFSIMKLAEGNVTSVGSVNPAEDFRILVRQKNADFKDVSQQLINRIDQFLENRSSQYYMKGIDCIRVFREEAVKLSKVQCFNDFLQALKSKVEDKGLADFWEIVVQDRISLITKDEAEGSSVTSEEAEKFLTPKEKKNETPPATDEGGDVDDLLDMM from the exons CGCACTGGGACATACCACGGACTTCCTGACGAGAAAAACGAGCGCCACAGCTcatccctccttccctgctcaCCTCCCGACAGCCCTCGGCGCCATCCCCACACAAGCGCAGCTCGGCGCCAGGACAACTTCCCGCCCCGCCTCTCCCCTCAGCTCCGCCCGCGCTTTTCCCTCCGCTTGGTGGCGCTGCCCGGGCTCCAGGCTCCGGGCGGAGGGCTGAGCGCGGCGCACCGCGGCGCTGACAAGATGGCGCGCGGCGGCAAG TCAGCCATAGTGCTGTGCCTGGATGTAGGCTTCACAATGGGCAATTCTGCTCCTGGTGAGGAGTCTTCACTGGAACAAGCCAAGAAGGTTATGACCAAGTTTCTGCAGCGACAG gtTTTTGCGGAGAGTAAAGATGAAGTTGCTGTAGTTCTGTATGGCACAGATGGTACTAAGAATGCCCTTGCCAGTGGGGATCAATACCAAAACATTACTGTACATAGGTCTCTAATGCTGCCAGATTTTGATTTGTTAGAAGACATTCAAAATATGATTCATCTAGGCTCACAACAAGCAGACT TTCTGGATGCAATTATTGTGTGTATGGACTTGCTTCAGAAGGAAACATT aggaaagaaatttgAGAAGAGACACATTGAACTGTTTACAGACCTTAGTAGTCCCGTCAGTGAGGATCAGTTGGATATTATCATTGCTAACTTGAAAAAAACGGGaatttcacttcagttttt TTTGCCATTTCCAGTGGATGGTGCTGATGGACATGGAGATGCTAGTGCTGGCATCCGCTCGCAGTTGCACCAAAACTCATTCCCAAGAAAGAGGTTAAttgcacagcagaaggaaggcgTTGACGTGGTGAAGAGGTTGATGCATACTTTGGATGAAGAAGGAGGGCTGGAAGAAATTTACACTTTCAG AGAGAGCCTGGAACGTCTTGCAATgtttaagaaaatagaaagaagacCTGTAGCTTGGCCATGCCAGTTAACTATTGGTTCCAATTTGTCCATAAGGATTGTGGCCTACAAATCA CTTATAGAAGAGAAGGTGAAAAAAATTTGGACAGTTGTGGATGCTAAAACCCTCAAAAAAGAAGATGTGCAAAGAGAAACCGTTTACTGTTTGAATGATGATGATGAAACAGAGGTTCAGAAAGATGACACTATTCAAG GGTTTCGCTATGGGAGTGATATAGTTCCTTTTTCCAAAGAAGATGAAGagcaaatgaaatacaaaactgaagcaaaatgtttttctgttttgggatTCAGCAGATCCTCTCAG ATCCAGAGGCACTGTTACATGGGCAACCAGGTTCTCAAGGTCTTTGCAGCGAAAGATGATGAG aatgCAGCAGTTGCTTTTTCTGCCCTTGTTCAAGCATTGGATGAGTTGAACGTAGTAGCTATAGTGCGTTATGCTTATGATAGAAGATGTAACCCACAAATTGGCGTAGCTTTTCCATGCATTAAGGATGCATATGAG TGTCTTTTCTATGTGCAACTACCATACATGGAAGATGTAAGACAGTATATGTTTTCatccttgaaaaacaaaaaatgcactCCTACAG CGGATCAGTTATCTGCAGTTGACTCCTTgattgattctatgaacttGGTTTATGAAGATGATGATGGAGAAACTTTTGAGGACCTCTTTAAGCCCAGCAAAATCCCAAACCCTCATTTTCAAAGGTTATATCAG TGTTTGCAGCATAAAGCTTTTCACCCCAATGAGCCATTGCCACCAATTGAACAGCACCTTTTGGAGATGCTGGAGGTGCCCTCTGTGGTGAAAGAACGGTGCAAGGCTCCACTTGAAAAAGTAAAGGCACTTTTCCCTCTAAAGGATGctggcaagaaaaaagaagagaagactgcTCAAGATATCTTTAAAGATGA TGAAGATGGACCCGATgctaagagaagaaaaactgaagatgaGGAAGATAGCTTTAGCATCATGAAACTTGCTGAAGGCAATGTCACCTCT GTTGGCAGTGTTAACCCAGCGGAAGACTTCCGAATTCTGGTGAGGCAGAAGAATGCTGACTTCAAAGATG tGAGTCAGCAGCTGATAAACCGCATTGATCagtttctggaaaacagaagttcaCAGTACTACATGAAAGGGATTGATTGTATTCGAGTTTTCAGAGAGGAAGCTGTGAAG CTATCCAAGGTGCAGTGCTTTAATGATTTTCTGCAGGCCTTGAAGTCAAAGGTGGAAGATAAAGGCTTAGCTGATTTCTGGGAGATTGTGGTACAAG acagAATTTCTTTGATCACTAAAGATGAAGCAGAGGGAAGTTCTGTGACTAGTGAAGAAGCTGAAAAG